GCCCCGCTGCTGCGACCGCTGGGGCTCAGCGGGCTGGGCGTGTTCGCCGCGCTGCAGATCAACCTCGTGAGCTTCGCCGCGCCGGTCGCCACGCTGACCATGATGGAAGGCCGCGGCGCCTCCGACCGCCATCTCGCCGCCACGCTGGCGATGGTGATGGCGATGGCGCAAGCCAATGTCACCTTCCCGATGGCGGCGATCGGGCTGGCCTTCGGCCCCGCGCTGCTGCTGTCGGTGATCGGCGGCCTGGTGGCGGCGGCAGTGACCTACCACGGCTTCGGCCGCGCGCTCTCCGCCGTGGAGGCACCGCTCGACGAGACCCTGCACCACCGCGTCGCCGACGACGCCAAGGGCGTGCTCGACGTCATCAACCGCGCCGGCGCCGAGGCTTTCAAGATCTCCGTCGGCGCGATTCCGATGCTGGTGCTGGCGCTGGTGGCGGTGATGGCGCTGCGTGCCAGCGGCGGCATCGATGCCCTCACCCAGCTGCTCACCCCGGCGCTGCGCGCCTTCGACCTCGACCCGGCGCTGATCCTGCTGACCTTGACCAAGTACATCGCCGGCGGCACGGCGATGATGGGGGTGATGGACGAGATGCTGAAGGCGGGCACGACCACGGTGGATACGCTCAACGCCAGCGCCGGATTCCTGATCCATCCCTTCGACGTCGCCGGCGTCGCGGTGCTGATCTCCGCGGGACGACGCGTGGCCACGGTGTGGAAGCCGGCCGCGCTCGGCGCCGTGGTGGGCATCGCCGCACGCAGCATCGGGCACGGACTGCTGTGAGCGCGGATCGGCCCCACCGTCGCCGCGCCGCCCGCTACGACGGCAGCGGCGAGACCACTCTCCCAGGGAGCACTTCATGATCGCCGCCCTCACCCTGCTTCTCGTCTTCCAGCTCGTCGGCGAGGTCATCGCCCGCGGCCTCGCCCTGCCCGTTCCCGGACCGGTGATCGGGATGGCGCTTCTCTTCCTCGCCCTCATGCTGCGCGGCGGCCCGGGCGAGGATCTGCGCCAGACCGCCGGGTCGCTGCTGCAGCACCTGTCGCTGCTGTTCGTGCCTGCCGGCACCGGCATCGTGCTCTATGGCGACCGCATCGCGGCGGAGTGGCTGCCGCTGCTGGTTGCGCTCTTCCTCAGCACCTTCCTCGCCATCGCCGTGACCGCGCTCGCGCTTGCGGCGCTGACGCGCAGGCGACGGAACACCCCCACGGAGGAGCCCGGCCGATGACGCCGAACCTCGAGGAAATCTGGGTCTACCTGTCGACCACGCCGCTGCTCGGCCTGACCCTCACCCTGCTCGCCTACCAGGCTGCGTTCTGGCTCTACAAGCGCGCCGGCTTCCATCCGATCGCCAACCCGGTGCTGATCAGCGTGGCCATCCTCGCCACGCTCCTCCTGGTCACCGGCACGCCTTACCAGACCTATTTCGACGGCGCGCAGTTCGTGCACTTCCTGCTCGGCCCGGCCACGGTGGCGCTGGCGATTCCGCTCCATGCGCAGTGGCCGCGACTCAAGGCGATGGCGGGCCCGCTGCTGCTGGCACTGGTCGCCGGGTCGCTGACCGCGGCGCTGTCGGCCTGGGGCATCGGCGCACTGCTCGGTGCCAGCCGCGAATCGCTGATGTCGCTCGCCCCCAAGAGCGTGACCACGCCGATCGCCATGGGCGTGGCCGAGCGCCTGGGTGGCCTGCCCTCGCTGACCGCGGTGCTGGTGATCAGCGCCGGCATCATCGGCGCGGTGGCCGGCCGCACCGTGCTCAATCGCCTGCGCATCGACGACCACGCGGTGCGCGGCTTCGCGATCGGCCTCGCCTCGCATGGCATCGGCACCGCGCGCGCCTTCCAGGTCAGCGAGCAGGCGGGCGCATTCGCCGCGCTGGCGATGGGACTGAACGGCCTGCTGACCGCGCTGTCCCTGCCATGGATCATGCCTTGGGTGGAGCGCCTGTTCGCCGGCTGACGCCCGCCCCCGGGCGCGCGCGCTGCCGCAACCGCCAGAACCCGACCAGACCCGACGACGAGGGGCCGACCAAGTGCTGCACGCCATCTACCGCTGGATCGACCGCAACCTGCTCGAGCTCGGCCGCGAGATGCGGCTCTCCTACCTGCCGCCGCTGATGGTGTATTGCGCGGCGGGGGTGTCCGGCCTCACCGGCATCGTCGGTACCTTCTTCGTCAAGGACTACCTCGGCCTGTCGGCCGCCTTCCTCGCCGCGCTCGGCTTCTGGGCCGGCATCCCGTGGGCGCTGAAGATGCCGATCGGCCACCTGGTCGACCTGATGTGGCGCTACAAGGCCGGGCTGGTCTATCTGGGCGCCAGCCTGATCGCCGCCAGCCTGCTGATCATGATCGGGCTCATCGGCAGCCCGGACGCGATGCGCGCGGTGATGCCGATCGAGGCCTGGTTCGTGCTGTCGGTGCTGCTGTCGCCGGTCGGCTACGTGATGCAGGACGCGGTGGCCGACGCGATGACGGTCGAGGCCGTGCCGCGGCTGGATGCGCGCGGCGCGCCGATCCCGCCCGACACCATCCGCCTGATGCACACGACCATGCAGATGCTCGGCCGGGTGGCGATCATCGGCGGCACGGTGCTGGTCTCGCTGGCAAACGTGGCGATGTTCCAGGGCTCCGAGGCCCTGCCCGAGGCAGACAAGGTCGCGATCTACCTGCGCATCTACGAGCTCGCGCTGATCATTCCGGCGCTGTCGGTGAGTGGCGTGCTACTCGGTGGTTTCCTCAAGCGCCGCGAGGCCAGGCGACTGGCCGCGCTCGGACGCAGCCGCGCCGAGATCGACCGCCTGCTCCACGACCCGGAAGAGAAGACCCCGCCCAACTGGTGGATCCTCGGCGGCAGTGCGGTCTTCGTCGCGCTCACCATCGGCGTCGGGCTGTCGGGCTTCAGGTACGGGCAGGAGATCATCTTCGCGACCTCGTTCGCGATCATCGGCTTCATGATCAGCCGCCTGCTGCGCGAGCTCTCGCCCGAGGCCGCGCGCACCCTGCTCGGCACCGTGATCATCATCTTCGCCTTCCGCGCCCTGCCGGGCCCGGGCGCCGGGGCGAGCTGGTGGATGATCGACGAACTCGGCTTCGACCAGAGCTTCCTGTCGCGGCTGGACCTCATCACCAGCACGCTGACGCTCGCCGGGCTGTTCCTGTTCCGCCGCTTCATGGCCGAGAAGTCGATCGCGCAGATCGTGATCTTCCTCACCCTCGCCACCACCGCGCTGTCGCTGCCGATCATCGGCATGTTCCACGGCCTGCACGAATGGACGGCGGCGCACACCGGCGGCGTGGTGGATGCGCGCTTCATCGCCATCGCCAACACCGCGCTCGAGTCCCCGCTCGGCCAGGTGTCGATGGTGCCGATGCTGGCGTGGATCGCGAACTCGGCGCCAGCACACCTCAAGGCGACCTTCTTCGCGGTGATGGCCTCCTTCACCAACCTCGCGCTGTCGGCCTCGCAGCTGGGCACCAAGTACCTGAACCAGCTCCACACGATCGCGCGCGAGGTCAAGGACCCCGCCACCGGGGCGATCACCACGCCGGCAGACTACAGCGAACTGGGCACGCTGCTGCTCACGGTGACGCTGATCGGGCTCGTGCTGCCGTTGCTGGCGATCCTGTTCACCCGCCGGGCAGGGCTGCGCAGCGCATGAGCGCGCCGCTCGTCAGTCGCCCGCCCCGATCGCCGCGCGGATTGACCTAACGCATTGCCTTCGCATCACGGCAGGCGGACACTTGAGGCCATTCAACCCTCAGCGAGGATCACCATGACACCCAGCTCGGTACACGACATCCGCAACCTCGCCCTGCTCGGCCACGCCGGCGGCGGCAAGACGACGCTCGTCGAGGCCCTGCTCGCGGCTGCGGGCGAGATCGGCGCGGCAGGCAGCGTCGAGCGCGGCGACACCGTCGCCGACTTCGACCCGCAGGAAAAGGCGATGGGCCATTCCCTGCACGCGGCGCTGGTGCATCTGGAGTGGGCGGGACACTGGATCAACCTGCTCGACACCCCGGGCCTGCCCGACCTCGCCGGCCGCGCCCTGCTCGCCCTGCCCGCCGCGGATACCGCCGCCGTGGTGATCAACGCCGCGGCCGGCATCGAGAGCGGCACCCGGCGCATGATGGACGCCGCGCGCGGCAAGTGCCGCATGATCGTGGTGAACAAGATCGACGCCGCCGCGGCCGACCTGGCCGGGCTGATGGACGCGATCGCCGCGACCTTCGGCCGCGAGTGCCTGCCGATCAACCTGCCGGCGCCCGATGGCGGCCGCGTGATCGACTGCTTCTTCGCCCCGGACGCTGCCGCCGCCACCGCGTTCTCGAGCGTGTCGGCCGCCCACGATGCGATCGTCGACCAGATCGTCGAGCTCGACGAGGACCTGATGGCGAAGTACCTCGAGCAGGGCGAGTCGCTCGACCCCGAGCAGCTTCATGCCCCGTTCGAGCAGGCCCTGCGCGAAGGCCATCTGGTGCCGGTGTGCTTCGTCTCCGCGCGCACCGGTGCAGGCGTGCGCGAGCTGCTCGACATCCTCGGCAAGCTCGCCCCCGACCCCACCGAGGCCAACATGCCCGCCTTCCTGAAGGGCGAAGGGGCGGCGGCCGAGCCGGTCGAGGTCGCGCTCGACCCCGAGCGCCACGTCGTCGCCCACGTCTTCCAGATCGCCAACGACCCCTATCGCGGCAAGCTCGGGCTGTTCCGGGTGCACCAGGGCCAGGTCACGCCCAACTCGCAGCTCTACGTCGGCGACGGTCGCAAGCCCTTCAAGGTCGCCCACCTGCTGCGCATGCAGGGCAAGAACGCGGTCGAGACCCCGCTCGCGGTGCCCGGCGACCTGTGCGCGGTGGCGCGCGTGGACGAAATCCAGCGCGACGCGGTGCTGCACGACTCGCACGACGAGGACTTCTACCATCTTGCGCCGACCCGATTCCCGCAGCCGGTTTTCGGCCTCGCGCTGATGACGCGCAAGCCGGCCGACGAGCAGAAGCTCTCGGAGGCGCTCGCCCGCCTGATGGAAGAGGATCCCTGCCTCGAAGTCAGCTTCGATGCGCGCCACCGCCGCACCGTCGTGCGCGGCCTGGGCGAGCAGCACCTGAAGATCGTGCTCGAGGAGCTGTCCGCACGCTGGAACCTCCAGCTCGACACCGCGACTCCGAGCATTCCCTACCGCGAGACCATCACCGTCGTCGCCGAGGCACGCTACCGCCACAAGAAGCAGAGCGGTGGCGCGGGCCAGTTCGGCGAGGTGGCGTTGCGCGTCGAGCCGCTGCCGCGCGGTGCGGGCATCGAGCTGGGCGACGAGGTCAAGGGCGGCACCATCCCCACCAACTTCATGCCGGCAGTCGAGAAAGGCGTACGCCAGGCGCTCGCCGAGGGTGCGCTCGCCGGCTTCCCGCTCCAGGACATCCGGGTGGTGATCACCGACGGCAAGCACCATGCGGTGGACTCGAACGAGGTCTCCTTCGTCACTGCGGGTCGTCATGCGCTGATCGAGGCGGTGCTGGGCGCGCGACCGATCGTGCTCGAGCCGCTGCTCGACGTGCAGGTGAAGGTGGCGGACGCGCTGTTCGGCGAGGTGAGCGCCGAGCTCGCCGGACGGCGCGGACGGCTCACCGCGACCGACAGCCCGGCGCCGGGCTGGACGCTGATCTCGGCGCGCGTGCCGATGGCGGCGCTCGAGGGCTTCGAGAGTCGGCTGAAGGCGATCTGCGCCGGCGAGAGCGAATTCGTGCTCGAGGCGGGCGGCCATGAACCGGCGCCTCAGGACGTACAATCCGAACTTGCCCGCATCCACGGCAGCGGTGGCAACGGCAACGGCGCGCACTGACGAACGCCTCGCCGGTCCGGCCCTGCGCGGCCGGACCACCACCGCGCGCATTCACAGCGATGAAGATCGACGAACGACAGCGCGCCTACTGGCGCCGCAACCTCGCCCTCACCCTGACGCTGCTCGGCGTCTGGTTCGGCGTGACCTTCGTCGGCGGCTATTTCGCCGCCGAGCTCAACGCCGTGAGCTTCCTGGGCTTTCCGCTCGGCTTCTATCTGTTCGCCCAGGGCTCGTTGCTGATCTACCTGGTCATCATCGTGATCTACGTGTTCGTGATGAACCGCATGGACCGCCAGTACCGCTACGGCGCCAGACGCTGAGCTACCGCGCCGTGCCCCGTCCGTTCCGATCCTGGGGGCGGGCGCAAGGATCCGTGCGTTTCATTTAGGCGCGGTCGGCTCCGCGTCTTCGAGCTTCTTTCGCTTCGGCACGATCGGGTGCGCGTGGCGGCTCAGGATGTAGTCGGCAAAGAACTTGAACCAGATCGTGACCCCGGCCGTCGCCGTCCAGGTGTCGAAGTCCATCGTCCCGGTCACGATGCCGAAAATGGTGAACAGCACCACCCCGCCACCGATGAGGTTGATCGCAAGGGTGTAGGGCGCAAAGCGCGCCGGATCGGCCGGCGGCATTCCACGCTTGAGCGCCACCTCGGAAAAGTCGCGCCGGAACAGGATGCGCCATGCCCGCCGGAACCAGAAGAAGGCGATCGGGAACAGGGCCAGGAAGAGGATCCAGTTCAGGGCGATGCTTGCGTTGAAGATCATGTGCTACTCCGCTGCGTGCTGGTGGATGTTTGCCAGACAGGCAAGGTGCCACAAAAAGAAAAGCCCCGCCAATGCTGCCGGCGGGGCCCCGGTCGCGTCGTCCGGCACTGGATGCCGGACGACGCTGCCCGTGTTTGACGCTAGCGCTTAGTGGGCGCCATCCACCATCTTCGAACCGCGCGGGATACGCACGGCTTCGACCATGTGCTGGATGTGCTCCGGCGGCTCCTTGGTGACCTTATCGACCACGAAGGCGACGATGAAGTTCACGATCGCGCCCACCGCACCGAAGGCTTCCGGCGTGATGCCGAAGAAGCTGTTCGCGCCACCGATCAGGTCGATGTACTCGGTGCCCTTCACGAAGAAGATGCCCTTGTGAGCGAACACGTAGAACAGCGTGATGAACAGGCCGGCCAGCATGCCCGCGATCGCGCCTTCCTTGTTCATCTTCTTGGAGAAGATGCCCATCATGATCGCCGGGAACAGCGAGGAAGCGGCGATACCGAAGGCCAGCGCAACCGTACCGGCGGCGAAGCCCGGCGGGTTCAGACCGAGCCAGCCCGCGATCACGATGGCGACCGCCATCGAGATCTTGCCTGCGAGCAGTTCGTTCTTGTCGCTGATGTTCGGGTTGAACACGCCCTTGATCAGGTCATGCGAAACCGCGGACGAGATCGCCATCAGCAGGCCGGCAGCGGTCGACAGCGCCGCAGCCAGACCACCGGCAGCCACGAGCGCGATCACCCAGTTGGGCAGCAGCGCGATTTCCGGGTTCGCCATCACGAGGATGTCGGCGTTGACCGTCAGCTCGTTGCCCTTCCAGCCGGCGGCTTCGGCCTTGGCCTTGGCGTCGGCGTTGGCGGTCTTGTCGTTGTAGTACTGGATGCGACCGTCGCCGTTCTTGTCCTCGAACTTCAGCAGGCCGGTCTTTTCCCAGCGCTTCATCCAGTCAGGACGCTGCTCGTACTGCAGGCTGTTCTCGGCCGCATACAGGTCGGCGTTCGCCGTCACCTTCTCGGGATTCACGACCAGGTTGCCGGCAGCAGTGGTCTCGAGACCCACGCCCTGGTTCACCGTGGCGTGCAGGTTCAGCTTGGCCATCGCGGCAACAGCCGGCGCGGTGGTGTACAGCAGGGCGATGAAGACCAGCGCCCAACCCGCCGAGCTACGCGCGTCCTTCACCGTCGGGACGGTGAAGAATCGCATGATGACGTGCGGCAGGCCCGCGGTACCGATCATCAGCGACAAGGTGTACATGAACATGTTGAGCATGCTGCCCGGCATCGAAGTGGTGTACTCGTTGAAGCCGAGGTCCTTGACCACCAGGTCGAGCTTGGCCAGCAGCGTCATGTCGGTACCCGAGATGTCCGAGCCGAGGCCGAGCTGCGGCAGCGGGTTGCCGGTGAGCTGCAGGGAGATGAAGATCGCCGGCACCAGGTAGGCCGAGATCAGCACTATGTACTGCGCGACCTGGGTGTAGGTGATGCCCTTCATGCCGCCGAACACCGCGTACATGAACACGATCGCCATACCGAGGTAGATGCCGGTTTCGCTCGACACGCCGAGGAAGCGCGAGAACGCCACGCCAACGCCGGTCATCTGGCCGATGATGTAGGTCAGCGACGCGGTCAGCAGGCAGATCACCGCCACCGTCGAGGCCGTCTTCGAGTAGAAGCGGTCGCCGATGAACTGCGGCACGGTGAACTTGCCGAACTTGCGCAGGTACGGCGCCAGCAGCATCGCCAGCAGAACGTAGCCGCCGGTCCAGCCCATCAGGAACAGGCCGCCGCCGTAGCCCATGTTGGCGATGAGGCCGGCCATGGAGATGAAGGACGCCGCCGACATCCAGTCGGCCGCGGTGGCCATGCCGTTGGTGATCGGGTGGACGCTGCCGCCCGCGGCATAGAACTCACTGGTGCTACCGGCGCGCGCCCAGATGGCGATGCCGATGTACAGCGCGAAGGACGCGCCGACCACCAGGTAGGTGATGGTTTGAAGATCCATGAGTCTCCCCTCGTTATTCTTCGTGAACGTCGAACTGACGGTCGATGTCGCCCATCTTCTTCGCGTAATAGAAGATCAGCGCGATGAAGATGTAGATCGATCCCTGGTGGGCGAACCAGAACCCGAGCGGATAGCCACCCAACGAGATGCTGTTGAGGGCTGGCGCGAAGAGGATCCCGGCACCGAACGAGACCACGAACCAGATGATCAGGATCTTGGTCAGCAGGCTCAGTACCGTTCCCCAGTACGTCTTGCTGTTGTTTTCCATCATGTCTCCTCGATATATGTGAAACACAGCCATCGCATGAGCGCGGACGAGGCGAACCCGGCCATGCAAAGGTGGAGCGATTATAGAAAAATCAGTCTTACTTATCGCTTACAGCACCTTACAGAAAGCTGAAAAGTGCGCCTGCCGACCGCCACCGCCCCCGTCGCACAGACGAGCGACGGCGCCCGCGACCGTGATCCTTCACGGCAGCGGGCGCGTCCAACTCAGGTATGCGGAAGTCGACGGGAGGGGGCGGATCGGAATCAGATCGCCACGCCCGGGTTGCCGTCCATGCCCTTGAGCGTGGGCAGGTTGAGGGTGCGCTGGGTGACCACTTTCTGCGCGCGCAGGTAGCTGGCGACCACGTCCCAGATCGCCGGCCCCGAGTCCTTGGCCTCTTCCGACACCGGCGCCCAGCCGGCGACCTTGTAAGTCTTGCCGGCCTCGATCGGCTTGCCCTTCAACATCATGTTGTCGATGCGCTTGCCCATCGCCGCGCTGGGGTCGCAGGTGTATTGCAGGCCGCCCACGCGCACCATGTCGCCGCCCTGCTGGTAGTAGGGGTCGGGGTTGAACAGGTTGTCGGCGACGTCCTCGAGGATGGTCTTGATCATCTCGCCGCTCATCTCGGTGAGCGTGGTCCACGGATAGGTGATCGCGGTCTGGTCGAGCAGGTGCTCCATGGTGATGGTGTCGCCCGGCAGCAGCGAGGTGCCCCAGCGGAAACCGGGCGAGAAGGCGATCTCGGCGTCCTTCTCGGCGATCAGCGCATCGACGATGAGCTGGTCCCACGAGCCGTTGAAGTTACCGCGGCGGTAGAGCAGGCCCTCGGTGACGGCGAGCTTCTCGGTGAGCTTCTCGAGGAAGGGCGCGCGCGTCCTGTCGATGAAGGCGGCCATCTCGGGGTCGGCCGGCAGCAGGTTGGAGAACACCGGCAGCAGTTTGTAGCGGAAGTCGGCGACCTTGCCGTCCTTGACGTCGAAGTCCATCACGCCGAGGAACTTGCCATTGGAGCCGGCGTTGGTCACCAGCGTCTTGCCACCGGCGTTCTGGACCACGGTGGGCGCCGGCATGCCGTCATGGGTGTGGCCGCCGAAGATGGCGTCGATGCCGGTGACGCGGCTCGCCATCTTGAGGTCCACGTCCATGCCGTTGTGCGACAGCACGACCACCACCTGGGCGCCCTCTCCGCGCGCGGCGTCCACCGCCTGTTGCATGTCCTCGTCGCGGATGCCGAAGCTCCAGTCGGGCGTCTGCCAGCGCGGGTTGGCGATCGGGGTGTAGGGGAAGGCCTGGCCGACGATGGCCACCGGCACGCCGTTGATGTTCTTGATGACGTAGGGCTTGAAGACCGGATCCTCGAAGTCGGTGGTCTTCACGTTCTGGGCGACGATGTCGATCTTGCCGGCGAAGTCCTTCTCCTCGATCTCCTTGACGCGCTCGGCGCCGTAGGTGGACTCCCAGTGCAGGGTCATGACGTCCACGCCGAGCAGCTTGCAGGCGTCGACCATGTCCTGCGCGTCCGTCCACAGCGCGGTGCCCGAGCCCTGCCAGGTGTCGCCGCCGTCGAGCAGCAGCGCGCCGGGGCGACTGGCCTTCATCTTCTTGACCAGGGTGGCCAGGTGGGCGAAGCCGCCGACCTTGCCGTAGGTCTTCGCCGCCTCCACGAAGTCGAGGTAGGTGAAGGCGTGCGCCTCGATGCTGCCCGGCCTGATGCCGAAGTGCTTGAGGAAACCCTCGCCGACGATGTGCGGCGCGTTGCCGCGCATGCTGCCGACGCCGAGGTTGACGTTGGGCTCGCGGAAATAGATCGGCAGTAGCTGCGCATGGCAGTCGGTCATGTGCAGCAGGCTGACGTTGCCGAAGGGCGGCAGGTCGTAGAGTGCCTCGGCGGCCTTTTCGGCACGCGCGAAGTTCGAATGCAGGCTCATGCCGCCGGCCGCCGCGACGGCGAGCAACTGCATGAATTCACGACGGTTCATCGACATGGCGATACCTTTGCATGCTGGGAGCGCGGACGCGGGAAGGCCTCCCCTCCGCACTCGGGATGAAAGAAGGGCCCGGGGCCGAGGCCGCGGGCCCGCTTCACGCGGCGCGCTGCGCGCGCTTTATTGATTGACCGGCGAGGCGGGATCGAACAGGTAGGCCATCACGTGGCGGATCTGCTCTTCGGTGAGGATGCCCCCGAAGCCGTTGCGCGGCATGTCGCTGCATGCGTTGTAGGCCTTGGAGTTCCACAGCTTGCCCCAGGTGTACTTCACCACCTCTTCCGAGTTGCCGCGCAGTTTTGCGTAGCCCTCCAGACTGGGGCCGATGGTGCCTTCGGAGACTTCCTTCGGGTCCATCGCGTGGCAGTTGTAGCAGCCGCCGCCATTGTTGTCGGGCGTCTTGTCGGTCCAGGTCAGACCGCGGCCGCTGGCGGCGATCTTCTGCCCTTCCTTCCAGTCGCCACCGGTGAAGTTGCCGTCGGTCGGCCACTTGATGGTGGCCATCTCGGCGGCCTCGAGCTTCTTCATGGTCTCGGCGTCGGGCGGCGTAGGGCTGGAGCAGGCCTTCTGCACCGCGTCCTGTTTCTGGCGATCGAGGCTGGCGA
This region of Thauera sp. JM12B12 genomic DNA includes:
- a CDS encoding nucleoside recognition domain-containing protein; the encoded protein is MDQFTAIILQAGRSGVELALFVLLPIMVVMLSLMRLLEARGVLDWVVARLAPLLRPLGLSGLGVFAALQINLVSFAAPVATLTMMEGRGASDRHLAATLAMVMAMAQANVTFPMAAIGLAFGPALLLSVIGGLVAAAVTYHGFGRALSAVEAPLDETLHHRVADDAKGVLDVINRAGAEAFKISVGAIPMLVLALVAVMALRASGGIDALTQLLTPALRAFDLDPALILLTLTKYIAGGTAMMGVMDEMLKAGTTTVDTLNASAGFLIHPFDVAGVAVLISAGRRVATVWKPAALGAVVGIAARSIGHGLL
- a CDS encoding CidA/LrgA family protein; this translates as MIAALTLLLVFQLVGEVIARGLALPVPGPVIGMALLFLALMLRGGPGEDLRQTAGSLLQHLSLLFVPAGTGIVLYGDRIAAEWLPLLVALFLSTFLAIAVTALALAALTRRRRNTPTEEPGR
- a CDS encoding LrgB family protein — translated: MTPNLEEIWVYLSTTPLLGLTLTLLAYQAAFWLYKRAGFHPIANPVLISVAILATLLLVTGTPYQTYFDGAQFVHFLLGPATVALAIPLHAQWPRLKAMAGPLLLALVAGSLTAALSAWGIGALLGASRESLMSLAPKSVTTPIAMGVAERLGGLPSLTAVLVISAGIIGAVAGRTVLNRLRIDDHAVRGFAIGLASHGIGTARAFQVSEQAGAFAALAMGLNGLLTALSLPWIMPWVERLFAG
- the fusA gene encoding elongation factor G — its product is MTPSSVHDIRNLALLGHAGGGKTTLVEALLAAAGEIGAAGSVERGDTVADFDPQEKAMGHSLHAALVHLEWAGHWINLLDTPGLPDLAGRALLALPAADTAAVVINAAAGIESGTRRMMDAARGKCRMIVVNKIDAAAADLAGLMDAIAATFGRECLPINLPAPDGGRVIDCFFAPDAAAATAFSSVSAAHDAIVDQIVELDEDLMAKYLEQGESLDPEQLHAPFEQALREGHLVPVCFVSARTGAGVRELLDILGKLAPDPTEANMPAFLKGEGAAAEPVEVALDPERHVVAHVFQIANDPYRGKLGLFRVHQGQVTPNSQLYVGDGRKPFKVAHLLRMQGKNAVETPLAVPGDLCAVARVDEIQRDAVLHDSHDEDFYHLAPTRFPQPVFGLALMTRKPADEQKLSEALARLMEEDPCLEVSFDARHRRTVVRGLGEQHLKIVLEELSARWNLQLDTATPSIPYRETITVVAEARYRHKKQSGGAGQFGEVALRVEPLPRGAGIELGDEVKGGTIPTNFMPAVEKGVRQALAEGALAGFPLQDIRVVITDGKHHAVDSNEVSFVTAGRHALIEAVLGARPIVLEPLLDVQVKVADALFGEVSAELAGRRGRLTATDSPAPGWTLISARVPMAALEGFESRLKAICAGESEFVLEAGGHEPAPQDVQSELARIHGSGGNGNGAH
- a CDS encoding DUF4212 domain-containing protein, with protein sequence MKIDERQRAYWRRNLALTLTLLGVWFGVTFVGGYFAAELNAVSFLGFPLGFYLFAQGSLLIYLVIIVIYVFVMNRMDRQYRYGARR
- a CDS encoding sodium:solute symporter family protein, which codes for MDLQTITYLVVGASFALYIGIAIWARAGSTSEFYAAGGSVHPITNGMATAADWMSAASFISMAGLIANMGYGGGLFLMGWTGGYVLLAMLLAPYLRKFGKFTVPQFIGDRFYSKTASTVAVICLLTASLTYIIGQMTGVGVAFSRFLGVSSETGIYLGMAIVFMYAVFGGMKGITYTQVAQYIVLISAYLVPAIFISLQLTGNPLPQLGLGSDISGTDMTLLAKLDLVVKDLGFNEYTTSMPGSMLNMFMYTLSLMIGTAGLPHVIMRFFTVPTVKDARSSAGWALVFIALLYTTAPAVAAMAKLNLHATVNQGVGLETTAAGNLVVNPEKVTANADLYAAENSLQYEQRPDWMKRWEKTGLLKFEDKNGDGRIQYYNDKTANADAKAKAEAAGWKGNELTVNADILVMANPEIALLPNWVIALVAAGGLAAALSTAAGLLMAISSAVSHDLIKGVFNPNISDKNELLAGKISMAVAIVIAGWLGLNPPGFAAGTVALAFGIAASSLFPAIMMGIFSKKMNKEGAIAGMLAGLFITLFYVFAHKGIFFVKGTEYIDLIGGANSFFGITPEAFGAVGAIVNFIVAFVVDKVTKEPPEHIQHMVEAVRIPRGSKMVDGAH
- a CDS encoding DUF4212 domain-containing protein, producing MENNSKTYWGTVLSLLTKILIIWFVVSFGAGILFAPALNSISLGGYPLGFWFAHQGSIYIFIALIFYYAKKMGDIDRQFDVHEE
- the soxB gene encoding thiosulfohydrolase SoxB, with the translated sequence MNRREFMQLLAVAAAGGMSLHSNFARAEKAAEALYDLPPFGNVSLLHMTDCHAQLLPIYFREPNVNLGVGSMRGNAPHIVGEGFLKHFGIRPGSIEAHAFTYLDFVEAAKTYGKVGGFAHLATLVKKMKASRPGALLLDGGDTWQGSGTALWTDAQDMVDACKLLGVDVMTLHWESTYGAERVKEIEEKDFAGKIDIVAQNVKTTDFEDPVFKPYVIKNINGVPVAIVGQAFPYTPIANPRWQTPDWSFGIRDEDMQQAVDAARGEGAQVVVVLSHNGMDVDLKMASRVTGIDAIFGGHTHDGMPAPTVVQNAGGKTLVTNAGSNGKFLGVMDFDVKDGKVADFRYKLLPVFSNLLPADPEMAAFIDRTRAPFLEKLTEKLAVTEGLLYRRGNFNGSWDQLIVDALIAEKDAEIAFSPGFRWGTSLLPGDTITMEHLLDQTAITYPWTTLTEMSGEMIKTILEDVADNLFNPDPYYQQGGDMVRVGGLQYTCDPSAAMGKRIDNMMLKGKPIEAGKTYKVAGWAPVSEEAKDSGPAIWDVVASYLRAQKVVTQRTLNLPTLKGMDGNPGVAI
- the soxX gene encoding sulfur oxidation c-type cytochrome SoxX, encoding MKKLFLALPLALGVSVASADELQTKVEQMMVSSFKANGIASLDRQKQDAVQKACSSPTPPDAETMKKLEAAEMATIKWPTDGNFTGGDWKEGQKIAASGRGLTWTDKTPDNNGGGCYNCHAMDPKEVSEGTIGPSLEGYAKLRGNSEEVVKYTWGKLWNSKAYNACSDMPRNGFGGILTEEQIRHVMAYLFDPASPVNQ